One window of the Onychostoma macrolepis isolate SWU-2019 chromosome 21, ASM1243209v1, whole genome shotgun sequence genome contains the following:
- the LOC131528463 gene encoding formin-binding protein 1 isoform X2 — protein sequence MVEEKMGGCWSQTKDQFDNLEKHTQWGIDFVEKYTKFVKERSEIELNYARQIRNLSKKYQPKKKEEDENKYTWCRAFHSTLNELNDYAGQHELIAENMMSQIIAELTRYAQEVKTERKSHFHDGRKAQQQIEASWKQLESCKRKFERDCKEADRAQQYFEKMDADINVTKADVEKARQQAQMRHQMASDSKNEYSSYLQKFNQEQNEHYYTIIPNVFQKIQAMEEKRIERMGESLKTFAEVDRQILPIIGKCLDGITQVAESIEPKNDSSQVIESYKSGFEPPGDVEFEDYGQAMKRTVSETSLTNSRSDNKADRSSKGKSKTLWPFIKKNKLMSLLTSPVPRQPPPDPPSPSAVTPDPCPTPQTPKQSKEPLSHRFNDLMTSKPKMHCLRSLRRGLSLKLLSLNAHVRNLIEGSNPEDFSHLPPEQRRKKLQAKIDDINKDIQKEMDQRDALTKMKEVYIKNPQMGDPNSVDPRLAEIAHNIEKLQAEAQKFEGWLAEVEGRMPVKSDPPRRTSTLYETQNSTPPTTNNNNCAQDRESPDGSYTEEPSSEVQSKVQPETAESGDEFDDPDEEMLPTIGTCKALYPFEGVNEGTISVTEGELLYVIEEDKGDGWTRVRRNEEEEGYVPTSYVEVFLDSNAKDVFSWRRVFLSEDS from the exons ATGGTTGAAGAGAAAATGGGGGGATGCTGGAGTCAAACGAAG GATCAGTTTGATAACCTGGAAAAGCACACGCAGTGGGGAATCGACTTTGTGGAAAAATACACCAAATTTGTGAAGGAAAGGTCTGAGATCGAGCTTAACTATGCAAGACAGATCAG GAATCTGTCCAAGAAATACCAGCCTAAGAagaaagaggaagatgagaatAA GTACACATGGTGTCGCGCGTTTCATTCGACGCTAAACGAGCTGAACGATTACGCCGGACAGCATGAGCTCATCGCAGAGAACATGATGTCGCAGATCATCGCCGAACTCACACGATACGCACAGGAAGTCAAAACAGAGAGGAAATCG CATTTCCATGATGGACGGAAGGCACAGCAACAGATTGAAGCCAGTTGGAAACAGCTGGAATCG TGTAAGAGGAAGTTTGAGCGGGACTGTAAAGAAGCAGATCGAGCCCAGCAATACTTTGAGAAGATGGACGCAGACATCAATGTGACAAAAGCAGACGTGGAGAAG gCACGGCAGCAGGCTCAGATGAGACACCAGATGGCTTCTGACAGCAAGAATGAATATTCCTCATACCTGCAGAAGTTCAACCAGGAACAGAACGAACATTATTACACCATCATCCCTAATGTTTTCCAg AAGATCCAGGCGATGGAGGAGAAGAGGATAGAGCGAATGGGCGAGTCGCTGAAGACGTTTGCAGAGGTCGACCGACAGATTCTGCCTATCATCGGGAAATGCCTGGATGGAATAACACAAGTGGCCGAGTCCATCGAACCCAAGAAT GACTCCTCTCAGGTCATAGAGTCGTATAAGTCTGGGTTCGAGCCTCCTGGCGATGTGGAGTTTGAAGACTACGGTCAGGCGATGAAGAGGACGGTGTCTGAGACCAGCCTCACTAACTCACGCTCGGACAACAAAGCGGACCGTTCCAGCAAGGGCAAGAGCAAAACTCTCTGGCCTTTCATTAAGAAAAACAAG CTTATGTCCCTGTTAACGTCCCCCGTACCTCGCCAGCCCCCCCCTGACCCTCCCTCACCTTCTGCTGTGACCCCTGACCCCTGCCCCACTCCCCAGACCCCCAAACAGTCCAAGGAGCCCCTGTCCCACCGATTCAACGACCTCATGACCTCCAAGCCCAAAATGCACTGCCTCAGGAGCCTCCGGCGCGGG CTCTCTCTAAAGCTG CTCTCACTCAATGCCCACGTGCGGAACCTTATTGAG GGTTCGAATCCTGAGGACTTTAGTCATCTTCCTCCAGAGCAGAGAAGGAAGAAGCTTCAGGCGAAGATTGACGACATCAATAAAGACATACAGAAAGAGATGGACCAGAG AGATGCTTTGACTAAAATGAAGGAAGTATACATAAAGAACCCACAGATGGGGGATCCCAACAGCGTGGACCCTCGGTTAGCAGAGATTGCCCACAACATTGAGAAACTGCAGGCGGAGGCTCAGAAATTCGAG ggcTGGTTAGCGGAGGTCGAAGGAAGGATGCCAGTAAAGAGTGACCCTCCACGGAGGACGAGTACCCTGTACGAGACCCAAAACAGCACACCACCcaccaccaacaacaacaactgcgCACAGGATAGAGAGAG TCCGGATGGCAGTTATACAGAGGAACCGAGTTCTGAGGTCCAGAGTAAAGTCCAGCCTGAAACAGCGGAGTCTGGAGATGAATTTGATGACCCAGATGAAGAAATGCTGCCCACGATCGGCACCTGCAAAGCCCTCTACCCGTTTGAAG GTGTTAATGAAGGCACCATCTCAGTAACGGAGGGTGAGCTCTTGTATGTAATAGAGGAAGACAAAGGTGACGGATGGACGCGTGTTAGAAGAAACGAGGAAGAGGAGGGTTACGTCCCCACATCCTACGTCGAGGTCTTTCTGGACTCCAACGCCAAAG ATGTGTTTTCCTGGAGAAGGGTTTTTCTTTCTGAGG
- the LOC131528463 gene encoding formin-binding protein 1 isoform X1: MVEEKMGGCWSQTKDQFDNLEKHTQWGIDFVEKYTKFVKERSEIELNYARQIRNLSKKYQPKKKEEDENKYTWCRAFHSTLNELNDYAGQHELIAENMMSQIIAELTRYAQEVKTERKSHFHDGRKAQQQIEASWKQLESCKRKFERDCKEADRAQQYFEKMDADINVTKADVEKARQQAQMRHQMASDSKNEYSSYLQKFNQEQNEHYYTIIPNVFQKIQAMEEKRIERMGESLKTFAEVDRQILPIIGKCLDGITQVAESIEPKNDSSQVIESYKSGFEPPGDVEFEDYGQAMKRTVSETSLTNSRSDNKADRSSKGKSKTLWPFIKKNKLMSLLTSPVPRQPPPDPPSPSAVTPDPCPTPQTPKQSKEPLSHRFNDLMTSKPKMHCLRSLRRGLSLKLLSLNAHVRNLIEGSNPEDFSHLPPEQRRKKLQAKIDDINKDIQKEMDQRDALTKMKEVYIKNPQMGDPNSVDPRLAEIAHNIEKLQAEAQKFEGWLAEVEGRMPVKSDPPRRTSTLYETQNSTPPTTNNNNCAQDRESSPDGSYTEEPSSEVQSKVQPETAESGDEFDDPDEEMLPTIGTCKALYPFEGVNEGTISVTEGELLYVIEEDKGDGWTRVRRNEEEEGYVPTSYVEVFLDSNAKDVFSWRRVFLSEDS; encoded by the exons ATGGTTGAAGAGAAAATGGGGGGATGCTGGAGTCAAACGAAG GATCAGTTTGATAACCTGGAAAAGCACACGCAGTGGGGAATCGACTTTGTGGAAAAATACACCAAATTTGTGAAGGAAAGGTCTGAGATCGAGCTTAACTATGCAAGACAGATCAG GAATCTGTCCAAGAAATACCAGCCTAAGAagaaagaggaagatgagaatAA GTACACATGGTGTCGCGCGTTTCATTCGACGCTAAACGAGCTGAACGATTACGCCGGACAGCATGAGCTCATCGCAGAGAACATGATGTCGCAGATCATCGCCGAACTCACACGATACGCACAGGAAGTCAAAACAGAGAGGAAATCG CATTTCCATGATGGACGGAAGGCACAGCAACAGATTGAAGCCAGTTGGAAACAGCTGGAATCG TGTAAGAGGAAGTTTGAGCGGGACTGTAAAGAAGCAGATCGAGCCCAGCAATACTTTGAGAAGATGGACGCAGACATCAATGTGACAAAAGCAGACGTGGAGAAG gCACGGCAGCAGGCTCAGATGAGACACCAGATGGCTTCTGACAGCAAGAATGAATATTCCTCATACCTGCAGAAGTTCAACCAGGAACAGAACGAACATTATTACACCATCATCCCTAATGTTTTCCAg AAGATCCAGGCGATGGAGGAGAAGAGGATAGAGCGAATGGGCGAGTCGCTGAAGACGTTTGCAGAGGTCGACCGACAGATTCTGCCTATCATCGGGAAATGCCTGGATGGAATAACACAAGTGGCCGAGTCCATCGAACCCAAGAAT GACTCCTCTCAGGTCATAGAGTCGTATAAGTCTGGGTTCGAGCCTCCTGGCGATGTGGAGTTTGAAGACTACGGTCAGGCGATGAAGAGGACGGTGTCTGAGACCAGCCTCACTAACTCACGCTCGGACAACAAAGCGGACCGTTCCAGCAAGGGCAAGAGCAAAACTCTCTGGCCTTTCATTAAGAAAAACAAG CTTATGTCCCTGTTAACGTCCCCCGTACCTCGCCAGCCCCCCCCTGACCCTCCCTCACCTTCTGCTGTGACCCCTGACCCCTGCCCCACTCCCCAGACCCCCAAACAGTCCAAGGAGCCCCTGTCCCACCGATTCAACGACCTCATGACCTCCAAGCCCAAAATGCACTGCCTCAGGAGCCTCCGGCGCGGG CTCTCTCTAAAGCTG CTCTCACTCAATGCCCACGTGCGGAACCTTATTGAG GGTTCGAATCCTGAGGACTTTAGTCATCTTCCTCCAGAGCAGAGAAGGAAGAAGCTTCAGGCGAAGATTGACGACATCAATAAAGACATACAGAAAGAGATGGACCAGAG AGATGCTTTGACTAAAATGAAGGAAGTATACATAAAGAACCCACAGATGGGGGATCCCAACAGCGTGGACCCTCGGTTAGCAGAGATTGCCCACAACATTGAGAAACTGCAGGCGGAGGCTCAGAAATTCGAG ggcTGGTTAGCGGAGGTCGAAGGAAGGATGCCAGTAAAGAGTGACCCTCCACGGAGGACGAGTACCCTGTACGAGACCCAAAACAGCACACCACCcaccaccaacaacaacaactgcgCACAGGATAGAGAGAG CAGTCCGGATGGCAGTTATACAGAGGAACCGAGTTCTGAGGTCCAGAGTAAAGTCCAGCCTGAAACAGCGGAGTCTGGAGATGAATTTGATGACCCAGATGAAGAAATGCTGCCCACGATCGGCACCTGCAAAGCCCTCTACCCGTTTGAAG GTGTTAATGAAGGCACCATCTCAGTAACGGAGGGTGAGCTCTTGTATGTAATAGAGGAAGACAAAGGTGACGGATGGACGCGTGTTAGAAGAAACGAGGAAGAGGAGGGTTACGTCCCCACATCCTACGTCGAGGTCTTTCTGGACTCCAACGCCAAAG ATGTGTTTTCCTGGAGAAGGGTTTTTCTTTCTGAGG
- the LOC131528463 gene encoding formin-binding protein 1 isoform X8 — MVEEKMGGCWSQTKDQFDNLEKHTQWGIDFVEKYTKFVKERSEIELNYARQIRNLSKKYQPKKKEEDENKYTWCRAFHSTLNELNDYAGQHELIAENMMSQIIAELTRYAQEVKTERKSHFHDGRKAQQQIEASWKQLESCKRKFERDCKEADRAQQYFEKMDADINVTKADVEKARQQAQMRHQMASDSKNEYSSYLQKFNQEQNEHYYTIIPNVFQKIQAMEEKRIERMGESLKTFAEVDRQILPIIGKCLDGITQVAESIEPKNDSSQVIESYKSGFEPPGDVEFEDYGQAMKRTVSETSLTNSRSDNKADRSSKGKSKTLWPFIKKNKTPKQSKEPLSHRFNDLMTSKPKMHCLRSLRRGLSLKLLSLNAHVRNLIEGSNPEDFSHLPPEQRRKKLQAKIDDINKDIQKEMDQRDALTKMKEVYIKNPQMGDPNSVDPRLAEIAHNIEKLQAEAQKFEGWLAEVEGRMPVKSDPPRRTSTLYETQNSTPPTTNNNNCAQDRESSPDGSYTEEPSSEVQSKVQPETAESGDEFDDPDEEMLPTIGTCKALYPFEGVNEGTISVTEGELLYVIEEDKGDGWTRVRRNEEEEGYVPTSYVEVFLDSNAKDVFSWRRVFLSEDS; from the exons ATGGTTGAAGAGAAAATGGGGGGATGCTGGAGTCAAACGAAG GATCAGTTTGATAACCTGGAAAAGCACACGCAGTGGGGAATCGACTTTGTGGAAAAATACACCAAATTTGTGAAGGAAAGGTCTGAGATCGAGCTTAACTATGCAAGACAGATCAG GAATCTGTCCAAGAAATACCAGCCTAAGAagaaagaggaagatgagaatAA GTACACATGGTGTCGCGCGTTTCATTCGACGCTAAACGAGCTGAACGATTACGCCGGACAGCATGAGCTCATCGCAGAGAACATGATGTCGCAGATCATCGCCGAACTCACACGATACGCACAGGAAGTCAAAACAGAGAGGAAATCG CATTTCCATGATGGACGGAAGGCACAGCAACAGATTGAAGCCAGTTGGAAACAGCTGGAATCG TGTAAGAGGAAGTTTGAGCGGGACTGTAAAGAAGCAGATCGAGCCCAGCAATACTTTGAGAAGATGGACGCAGACATCAATGTGACAAAAGCAGACGTGGAGAAG gCACGGCAGCAGGCTCAGATGAGACACCAGATGGCTTCTGACAGCAAGAATGAATATTCCTCATACCTGCAGAAGTTCAACCAGGAACAGAACGAACATTATTACACCATCATCCCTAATGTTTTCCAg AAGATCCAGGCGATGGAGGAGAAGAGGATAGAGCGAATGGGCGAGTCGCTGAAGACGTTTGCAGAGGTCGACCGACAGATTCTGCCTATCATCGGGAAATGCCTGGATGGAATAACACAAGTGGCCGAGTCCATCGAACCCAAGAAT GACTCCTCTCAGGTCATAGAGTCGTATAAGTCTGGGTTCGAGCCTCCTGGCGATGTGGAGTTTGAAGACTACGGTCAGGCGATGAAGAGGACGGTGTCTGAGACCAGCCTCACTAACTCACGCTCGGACAACAAAGCGGACCGTTCCAGCAAGGGCAAGAGCAAAACTCTCTGGCCTTTCATTAAGAAAAACAAG ACCCCCAAACAGTCCAAGGAGCCCCTGTCCCACCGATTCAACGACCTCATGACCTCCAAGCCCAAAATGCACTGCCTCAGGAGCCTCCGGCGCGGG CTCTCTCTAAAGCTG CTCTCACTCAATGCCCACGTGCGGAACCTTATTGAG GGTTCGAATCCTGAGGACTTTAGTCATCTTCCTCCAGAGCAGAGAAGGAAGAAGCTTCAGGCGAAGATTGACGACATCAATAAAGACATACAGAAAGAGATGGACCAGAG AGATGCTTTGACTAAAATGAAGGAAGTATACATAAAGAACCCACAGATGGGGGATCCCAACAGCGTGGACCCTCGGTTAGCAGAGATTGCCCACAACATTGAGAAACTGCAGGCGGAGGCTCAGAAATTCGAG ggcTGGTTAGCGGAGGTCGAAGGAAGGATGCCAGTAAAGAGTGACCCTCCACGGAGGACGAGTACCCTGTACGAGACCCAAAACAGCACACCACCcaccaccaacaacaacaactgcgCACAGGATAGAGAGAG CAGTCCGGATGGCAGTTATACAGAGGAACCGAGTTCTGAGGTCCAGAGTAAAGTCCAGCCTGAAACAGCGGAGTCTGGAGATGAATTTGATGACCCAGATGAAGAAATGCTGCCCACGATCGGCACCTGCAAAGCCCTCTACCCGTTTGAAG GTGTTAATGAAGGCACCATCTCAGTAACGGAGGGTGAGCTCTTGTATGTAATAGAGGAAGACAAAGGTGACGGATGGACGCGTGTTAGAAGAAACGAGGAAGAGGAGGGTTACGTCCCCACATCCTACGTCGAGGTCTTTCTGGACTCCAACGCCAAAG ATGTGTTTTCCTGGAGAAGGGTTTTTCTTTCTGAGG
- the LOC131528463 gene encoding formin-binding protein 1 isoform X9, producing MVEEKMGGCWSQTKDQFDNLEKHTQWGIDFVEKYTKFVKERSEIELNYARQIRNLSKKYQPKKKEEDENKYTWCRAFHSTLNELNDYAGQHELIAENMMSQIIAELTRYAQEVKTERKSHFHDGRKAQQQIEASWKQLESCKRKFERDCKEADRAQQYFEKMDADINVTKADVEKARQQAQMRHQMASDSKNEYSSYLQKFNQEQNEHYYTIIPNVFQKIQAMEEKRIERMGESLKTFAEVDRQILPIIGKCLDGITQVAESIEPKNDSSQVIESYKSGFEPPGDVEFEDYGQAMKRTVSETSLTNSRSDNKADRSSKGKSKTLWPFIKKNKTPKQSKEPLSHRFNDLMTSKPKMHCLRSLRRGLSLKLGSNPEDFSHLPPEQRRKKLQAKIDDINKDIQKEMDQRDALTKMKEVYIKNPQMGDPNSVDPRLAEIAHNIEKLQAEAQKFEGWLAEVEGRMPVKSDPPRRTSTLYETQNSTPPTTNNNNCAQDRESSPDGSYTEEPSSEVQSKVQPETAESGDEFDDPDEEMLPTIGTCKALYPFEGVNEGTISVTEGELLYVIEEDKGDGWTRVRRNEEEEGYVPTSYVEVFLDSNAKDVFSWRRVFLSEDS from the exons ATGGTTGAAGAGAAAATGGGGGGATGCTGGAGTCAAACGAAG GATCAGTTTGATAACCTGGAAAAGCACACGCAGTGGGGAATCGACTTTGTGGAAAAATACACCAAATTTGTGAAGGAAAGGTCTGAGATCGAGCTTAACTATGCAAGACAGATCAG GAATCTGTCCAAGAAATACCAGCCTAAGAagaaagaggaagatgagaatAA GTACACATGGTGTCGCGCGTTTCATTCGACGCTAAACGAGCTGAACGATTACGCCGGACAGCATGAGCTCATCGCAGAGAACATGATGTCGCAGATCATCGCCGAACTCACACGATACGCACAGGAAGTCAAAACAGAGAGGAAATCG CATTTCCATGATGGACGGAAGGCACAGCAACAGATTGAAGCCAGTTGGAAACAGCTGGAATCG TGTAAGAGGAAGTTTGAGCGGGACTGTAAAGAAGCAGATCGAGCCCAGCAATACTTTGAGAAGATGGACGCAGACATCAATGTGACAAAAGCAGACGTGGAGAAG gCACGGCAGCAGGCTCAGATGAGACACCAGATGGCTTCTGACAGCAAGAATGAATATTCCTCATACCTGCAGAAGTTCAACCAGGAACAGAACGAACATTATTACACCATCATCCCTAATGTTTTCCAg AAGATCCAGGCGATGGAGGAGAAGAGGATAGAGCGAATGGGCGAGTCGCTGAAGACGTTTGCAGAGGTCGACCGACAGATTCTGCCTATCATCGGGAAATGCCTGGATGGAATAACACAAGTGGCCGAGTCCATCGAACCCAAGAAT GACTCCTCTCAGGTCATAGAGTCGTATAAGTCTGGGTTCGAGCCTCCTGGCGATGTGGAGTTTGAAGACTACGGTCAGGCGATGAAGAGGACGGTGTCTGAGACCAGCCTCACTAACTCACGCTCGGACAACAAAGCGGACCGTTCCAGCAAGGGCAAGAGCAAAACTCTCTGGCCTTTCATTAAGAAAAACAAG ACCCCCAAACAGTCCAAGGAGCCCCTGTCCCACCGATTCAACGACCTCATGACCTCCAAGCCCAAAATGCACTGCCTCAGGAGCCTCCGGCGCGGG CTCTCTCTAAAGCTG GGTTCGAATCCTGAGGACTTTAGTCATCTTCCTCCAGAGCAGAGAAGGAAGAAGCTTCAGGCGAAGATTGACGACATCAATAAAGACATACAGAAAGAGATGGACCAGAG AGATGCTTTGACTAAAATGAAGGAAGTATACATAAAGAACCCACAGATGGGGGATCCCAACAGCGTGGACCCTCGGTTAGCAGAGATTGCCCACAACATTGAGAAACTGCAGGCGGAGGCTCAGAAATTCGAG ggcTGGTTAGCGGAGGTCGAAGGAAGGATGCCAGTAAAGAGTGACCCTCCACGGAGGACGAGTACCCTGTACGAGACCCAAAACAGCACACCACCcaccaccaacaacaacaactgcgCACAGGATAGAGAGAG CAGTCCGGATGGCAGTTATACAGAGGAACCGAGTTCTGAGGTCCAGAGTAAAGTCCAGCCTGAAACAGCGGAGTCTGGAGATGAATTTGATGACCCAGATGAAGAAATGCTGCCCACGATCGGCACCTGCAAAGCCCTCTACCCGTTTGAAG GTGTTAATGAAGGCACCATCTCAGTAACGGAGGGTGAGCTCTTGTATGTAATAGAGGAAGACAAAGGTGACGGATGGACGCGTGTTAGAAGAAACGAGGAAGAGGAGGGTTACGTCCCCACATCCTACGTCGAGGTCTTTCTGGACTCCAACGCCAAAG ATGTGTTTTCCTGGAGAAGGGTTTTTCTTTCTGAGG
- the LOC131528463 gene encoding formin-binding protein 1 isoform X16 codes for MVEEKMGGCWSQTKDQFDNLEKHTQWGIDFVEKYTKFVKERSEIELNYARQIRNLSKKYQPKKKEEDENKYTWCRAFHSTLNELNDYAGQHELIAENMMSQIIAELTRYAQEVKTERKSHFHDGRKAQQQIEASWKQLESCKRKFERDCKEADRAQQYFEKMDADINVTKADVEKARQQAQMRHQMASDSKNEYSSYLQKFNQEQNEHYYTIIPNVFQKIQAMEEKRIERMGESLKTFAEVDRQILPIIGKCLDGITQVAESIEPKNDSSQVIESYKSGFEPPGDVEFEDYGQAMKRTVSETSLTNSRSDNKADRSSKGKSKTLWPFIKKNKLMSLLTSPVPRQPPPDPPSPSAVTPDPCPTPQTPKQSKEPLSHRFNDLMTSKPKMHCLRSLRRGSAQSLYYNKEIMKRTLGRPTYAFEARQYVLSLKLLSLNAHVRNLIEGSNPEDFSHLPPEQRRKKLQAKIDDINKDIQKEMDQRDALTKMKEVYIKNPQMGDPNSVDPRLAEIAHNIEKLQAEAQKFEGWLAEVEGRMPVKSDPPRRTSTLYETQNSTPPTTNNNNCAQDRESSPDGSYTEEPSSEVQSKVQPETAESGDEFDDPDEEMLPTIGTCKALYPFEGVNEGTISVTEGELLYVIEEDKGDGWTRVRRNEEEEGYVPTSYVEVFLDSNAKDVFSWRRVFLSEDS; via the exons ATGGTTGAAGAGAAAATGGGGGGATGCTGGAGTCAAACGAAG GATCAGTTTGATAACCTGGAAAAGCACACGCAGTGGGGAATCGACTTTGTGGAAAAATACACCAAATTTGTGAAGGAAAGGTCTGAGATCGAGCTTAACTATGCAAGACAGATCAG GAATCTGTCCAAGAAATACCAGCCTAAGAagaaagaggaagatgagaatAA GTACACATGGTGTCGCGCGTTTCATTCGACGCTAAACGAGCTGAACGATTACGCCGGACAGCATGAGCTCATCGCAGAGAACATGATGTCGCAGATCATCGCCGAACTCACACGATACGCACAGGAAGTCAAAACAGAGAGGAAATCG CATTTCCATGATGGACGGAAGGCACAGCAACAGATTGAAGCCAGTTGGAAACAGCTGGAATCG TGTAAGAGGAAGTTTGAGCGGGACTGTAAAGAAGCAGATCGAGCCCAGCAATACTTTGAGAAGATGGACGCAGACATCAATGTGACAAAAGCAGACGTGGAGAAG gCACGGCAGCAGGCTCAGATGAGACACCAGATGGCTTCTGACAGCAAGAATGAATATTCCTCATACCTGCAGAAGTTCAACCAGGAACAGAACGAACATTATTACACCATCATCCCTAATGTTTTCCAg AAGATCCAGGCGATGGAGGAGAAGAGGATAGAGCGAATGGGCGAGTCGCTGAAGACGTTTGCAGAGGTCGACCGACAGATTCTGCCTATCATCGGGAAATGCCTGGATGGAATAACACAAGTGGCCGAGTCCATCGAACCCAAGAAT GACTCCTCTCAGGTCATAGAGTCGTATAAGTCTGGGTTCGAGCCTCCTGGCGATGTGGAGTTTGAAGACTACGGTCAGGCGATGAAGAGGACGGTGTCTGAGACCAGCCTCACTAACTCACGCTCGGACAACAAAGCGGACCGTTCCAGCAAGGGCAAGAGCAAAACTCTCTGGCCTTTCATTAAGAAAAACAAG CTTATGTCCCTGTTAACGTCCCCCGTACCTCGCCAGCCCCCCCCTGACCCTCCCTCACCTTCTGCTGTGACCCCTGACCCCTGCCCCACTCCCCAGACCCCCAAACAGTCCAAGGAGCCCCTGTCCCACCGATTCAACGACCTCATGACCTCCAAGCCCAAAATGCACTGCCTCAGGAGCCTCCGGCGCGGG TCTGCCCAGTCTCTCTATTATAATAAAGAAATCATGAAGAGGACTCTCGGTCGGCCTACGTATGCTTTCGAGGCCAGGCAATATGTC CTCTCTCTAAAGCTG CTCTCACTCAATGCCCACGTGCGGAACCTTATTGAG GGTTCGAATCCTGAGGACTTTAGTCATCTTCCTCCAGAGCAGAGAAGGAAGAAGCTTCAGGCGAAGATTGACGACATCAATAAAGACATACAGAAAGAGATGGACCAGAG AGATGCTTTGACTAAAATGAAGGAAGTATACATAAAGAACCCACAGATGGGGGATCCCAACAGCGTGGACCCTCGGTTAGCAGAGATTGCCCACAACATTGAGAAACTGCAGGCGGAGGCTCAGAAATTCGAG ggcTGGTTAGCGGAGGTCGAAGGAAGGATGCCAGTAAAGAGTGACCCTCCACGGAGGACGAGTACCCTGTACGAGACCCAAAACAGCACACCACCcaccaccaacaacaacaactgcgCACAGGATAGAGAGAG CAGTCCGGATGGCAGTTATACAGAGGAACCGAGTTCTGAGGTCCAGAGTAAAGTCCAGCCTGAAACAGCGGAGTCTGGAGATGAATTTGATGACCCAGATGAAGAAATGCTGCCCACGATCGGCACCTGCAAAGCCCTCTACCCGTTTGAAG GTGTTAATGAAGGCACCATCTCAGTAACGGAGGGTGAGCTCTTGTATGTAATAGAGGAAGACAAAGGTGACGGATGGACGCGTGTTAGAAGAAACGAGGAAGAGGAGGGTTACGTCCCCACATCCTACGTCGAGGTCTTTCTGGACTCCAACGCCAAAG ATGTGTTTTCCTGGAGAAGGGTTTTTCTTTCTGAGG